A window of Phycisphaerae bacterium genomic DNA:
TGTTCGTTGTCTCACCGTCGGGGAGTCTGATTCTCCATCTGCGTCAGGGCGAACGACCTTCAGGCACCATGCTCACCTTGCTCCTTTTACCTCCAGTTAGAGAATGGCTTATGCCCCTTTGTCTTCGCCTGCCCCTTCATCTTCGCCCCCCTTTATCTTCGCCCGGCCCGGCCGGTCGACGCGGCGCGTCTCACCGCCCTCTTCATCCTCGTCCGTATCCTGAGGCTCCGACGCCGGCGCGTCCTGAAACACCGCTCCGTGATGCAGTCTCCGCAAACACTCGGCTTGACAGAGGTGGAATGCCGCCTCGTCGGATTTGCCCTGATCCTCGCAGAGTCCCCCCAGGAGCGAATGGACCTGCAACAGATCAGGGCGCAACTCCGTCGCACGCCGAAGGTGCATTGCTTGCTCATTTCCGCGAACGCCCTGAATGGCCAAGAGAGTAGCGAGTTCGAGATGCGTACGAGCATCATCCTCATTTAGCTTAAGCGCCTTAGACAACGCCTCTTCGGCCGCTTCACACTTCCCGGCGAGGCGGAGCACCGCCCCAAGGCCACGGAGAACATCGGGGCTCTCGGGCCACAACTCGGCGGCGCGTCGGAGCACGTCGATAGCCTCAGAGTAACGATGCTGCAACCTCAGCACTCTCCCCAACTCGCATAATATCTCCTCATCGTCCGGAGCCAAATCGATGGCTTTTCGCAACAGCTTCACCGGTTCGTTCGAAAGTGGTTTGAGTCGCGCCTGCATGGCCCCAAGGAGGAAGAAGCTAAGCGCACTAGGCTCAAGTTGGACACAGCGAGAGAAGGCATCCTCGGCCTCCTTCCATTGCCCCATCTCCGAAAGACACAAACCCAACATCCGGTGCAGGAAGGCCAGAACCGGGAGGCTATCGTTCCTGCCCTCATCGATGAGTTCGCGGAACGTGGCTGCGCCGCGACCGAGTTGCTTAGTCTCCCATTGACACGAACCGAGTAGAGTGCGGACACGTCTATCGTGAGGGTCCTCCTGCAGCGCTCGCTCGCAGCACTCGGCGGCCTCCCTGAAAGCCCCCACATCGCATAGAGATGCCGCCTTCTTCCACAGGACATCCACATCGCTCATCATGGCTTCGCCTCTCGATCTCGCCTGTTCAGGGTAGACCGACAATGGCTTGGCCTCCGAGATGAGCCGAGTATTGACACCGGACGTCCAGTTCGCCACGAACGGGAATCGCGTCCAGCAGCCGTCCACCGCATTCATCTGCCCCTGACCAAGTTCACGACCTTCCCAGAATCCTATCCCGATAGTCCACCCGCTGCAACGCATGCCGGAACACATCGTCTCTCCGCCAATCGTTGACCGGGAAAGGTCGCCAGCGATGACAGAGCGGAGGCGACGGCCAACGCCAAGGAGGGCTCATGCCATCGTCAAGGCACATGTGGTCTTGGTGATGGGTTGGGTCCATAGATAGGATCTGCGTAGTTCTTTATGCCATCACCACCATCATCTCCTGCTGCAGCCACCGGATCATAGCCCCGGCCGTCTGGATCGTACTTGTTGGGTATTCCGTCGCCATCGCCATCCAGATTCCCGATCGGTATCTGACCCGCATCGGCAACTTCGGCGACCATGTCCAGTGCGTCCAAGTAACTCAAACCAATAAGAACGACTTTCAGGACGGATCCTGCTACGACAGAATATGTCTTCCTCAGGTTGGTTGCGGTCCTTCCCGTGTTCTGGATGAGCGGCACCGTTCCTGATTCCAGTTTCTCCGTGATCTTCACGAGTTCTGCCGCCTTCTTGCGTGAGAGTGTTTTGCCCTTATCCATGAGTCTTTCAGCTTCCTCTTCAAGTTGGTTCTTTCTGTTGATGAGTTTGGTTCTATAGTCGAAAGAGCGTATCGCAAGTTACATCACCTCTCCCTCGTTGCTCCATCTCGTGCCCGGTGCGGCACTTGCGCGCCTTGGCGCGCACACCCCGAAAAACGGCGGGTTACATCAGGTCGATCGGCCCGGCTTCTGGTCCGACCGATCGCCTCGATTCGGGCGAGCTGTGTCTACCGGGGGCAGGAGCGCGTCCTGCCCGGTCCGATGCCGGGCCAGCCATTCCGCGATCACCGCCTCCTCGAAGCGCACCTGCCTGCCGAGTCGAAGAGAGGGGATCCTGCCGTCGTGGGCCCAGCGCACTACCGTCCGCCGGGACAGACCGATCAACTTCGCCACTGCGGCGGGGTCCAGCAGTCCGTCGCACGCGTGCTTGGCCATGACTCATACTCCTGAGCGAGAGTCCGACGATGCCGGCCGGAGATACCGACCGGAGATCCGGCATCGCTCTGGCTTTCTTTAGGGGTACCGATAGAGAGGCCAAGAACGGCGAAATCGTTGTCGCTGCGCGAAACAGCGCGAAAACGCCTCAGAGAGCCATCGAACTACCGGATAAACTCAACTACCAAGGAAGCAGAGGATGTAAATTAGGGTATATACCCTCCGGCGGAGTTCGCCGTGATCGGCCGGCCGCTGGATTCAAAGAGGTTTTGATACGCCCCAATAACAAAACGGCGTCGGGGGCGGACCAATCCGCCCCCGACGCCGCCAAGTGCGGGACCGGCTGATTACGCCGGGACTCCATCTCCTTCGCCGCCCAGTCGATCGATCAACCAGTCCTTGCGCTGGTCGGCGGGCTGGGCGCGAAGCAGGCGCTGATTGATGCGGTCGGCCCGGTCGTGGTGGGACAGGCACAGCGGCACGAGATTCACCAACTCGTCCGACCGGTGCCGGCCGCGAAGGATGTGGTGGATCTCCACCGGCGTAAGAGAGCACGCCGGAACAGCGCAGCATGCGGGGTCAACACCGGACTCGATCAGCGCCTGTCTCAGCCCGTTGGTGTTGAGCCGCGCGGATTCCTCCTCCGTGGCCGGGAAACCCTTGACCGCCTCGGCGACCAACTCGTCCACCGACCTGAAAAACCACCGGTAGACGTGATAGGTGATACCGAAGAACTGCAGATCAACTGTCCGAGCAAAGCCCCGGCGGTGGACCAGCTTGGGCAAACGGTCAGGCGTGTAGCCCAGCTTCTCGGTCAGGACCCATCGTACCGCCCGGAGCAGGTTGCTCCGCCCTTGCGGGCCGCAGAAGTGGCCGTTGGTTTTCGAGTGCCGGAACTGGAACGGCTGGAACCGTCCGGGGTAGGCCTTGCACAACAGATAGGCCACCGCCGGCCAGTGCTTGAGTTCGGGATCGTCCTGCTTGTGCCGCTCGGCATAGGTGATGCACTGCGAACGGCCGTTGCGGACAAAGAGGCTGCTGGTGACCACGCGCGGCAGCCCGTCGAACAGCACGCCGCCGGCCACGAGCCGATCGACCAGCGAACGGGTCTTGTCGATCACCTCGTCCTCGGTGACCTCGTCGAGCGACTTGGTGCGGGCCACGCCCAGCGTTCGCCGGCAGATCTGTTCGAACTGCGACGAGGTCAGGTGGAGCGATCTCTCGATCTCGTCGGGGGGAGTCGAGCGCAGCGCCTGCAGGATGTACTGCAGTTCGACCGGGGTGATCACCGGCTGCAAACCGGCTTGACGCAGTTGGGCGGCCAGGTGCACGGGATCAACACCGTGCTTGCGA
This region includes:
- a CDS encoding helix-turn-helix domain-containing protein is translated as MAKHACDGLLDPAAVAKLIGLSRRTVVRWAHDGRIPSLRLGRQVRFEEAVIAEWLARHRTGQDALLPPVDTARPNRGDRSDQKPGRST
- a CDS encoding HNH endonuclease produces the protein MRGPYPENGGACDGPEGRPPDPPLPGDALRQCAVDLRRHPLAFVARKHGVDPVHLAAQLRQAGLQPVITPVELQYILQALRSTPPDEIERSLHLTSSQFEQICRRTLGVARTKSLDEVTEDEVIDKTRSLVDRLVAGGVLFDGLPRVVTSSLFVRNGRSQCITYAERHKQDDPELKHWPAVAYLLCKAYPGRFQPFQFRHSKTNGHFCGPQGRSNLLRAVRWVLTEKLGYTPDRLPKLVHRRGFARTVDLQFFGITYHVYRWFFRSVDELVAEAVKGFPATEEESARLNTNGLRQALIESGVDPACCAVPACSLTPVEIHHILRGRHRSDELVNLVPLCLSHHDRADRINQRLLRAQPADQRKDWLIDRLGGEGDGVPA
- a CDS encoding tetratricopeptide repeat protein, which translates into the protein MMSDVDVLWKKAASLCDVGAFREAAECCERALQEDPHDRRVRTLLGSCQWETKQLGRGAATFRELIDEGRNDSLPVLAFLHRMLGLCLSEMGQWKEAEDAFSRCVQLEPSALSFFLLGAMQARLKPLSNEPVKLLRKAIDLAPDDEEILCELGRVLRLQHRYSEAIDVLRRAAELWPESPDVLRGLGAVLRLAGKCEAAEEALSKALKLNEDDARTHLELATLLAIQGVRGNEQAMHLRRATELRPDLLQVHSLLGGLCEDQGKSDEAAFHLCQAECLRRLHHGAVFQDAPASEPQDTDEDEEGGETRRVDRPGRAKIKGGEDEGAGEDKGA